The stretch of DNA TAAATTGCTTTGGTTAATTTACAAACATAATCAGGTTTGGAACTATCGACAAAACCTTGTGGTTGACTCATATAGACATTTTCATGTAATGTGCCTTGAAGAAATGCATTGTTGACGTCGAGTTGTCTTAAGTGCCATGAGTTACTGACTGCTAGTGATAGAATTAAACGAACGGTAGTGGGTTTTACAACCGGACTAAAGGTTTCGGTGTAGTCAATTCCCGGTCTTTGATGAAATCCTTTGGCGACGAGTCGTGCCTTATGCTGTTTTAGAGAGCCATCGGGGTTGTATTTAATTCGATAGACCCACTTGCATCCGATAATATTTTGCGATGGTTGTTTGGGGACTAGTGTCCACGTTTGGTTGCGTTCAAGTGCGGTGAATTCTTCTTGCATTGCGGTGCGCCATTGAGGAGAAATTAGTGCTTGTTTTACAGTGGTAGGAAGGGAGGTTGAGGCGGAAGCATGAGCTAGGTTAGCATAACGAGGATTGGGTTTTCGAATGTTATTGGCTAGGCGAGTGACGGGGGGTTGGACAGGGGGCGGTTGTGAAACAGTAGTGGGGTCTGAGGGAGAGGGTGTGGTCACGGGAGGTGGAGTGGAGTCCGGGGCAGTGGTAGGTGGTGTGGTAGGGCGAGTTTGAGAGGTCGTGGAGGAGTTAGGGGTGGCGTTAGGTGGTGCTGTCGAACGTCGAGTGTATACTTGCGTTATGGGGTGGCGTGATCGAGAGGGATGAGGATGGGTCGAAGTGGATGAAGGTGGAGGGTTAGGGACGGGTGAGAGAATGGGAATGATTAGAGGACACCAATCATTGGGATTGGTGTTGTCATTGACAGGGGGTTTTGTTTCAAGAAGACGATGATATGGAAAATCGTCTTCAAGAAATTTGACATGTCTCGAAGTGTATATGCGATTGGTTTTTGGTTCGAGACAGTGGAATGCACTTTGAGTGGACGAGTAGCCAACGAAAATGCAAGGAGTTGAGCGATAATCAAGTTTATGTTTCGTATATGGTCGTAACCATGGATAGCATAGGCATCCAAAGTTATGAAGTTTTGTATAATTAGGTtgtttgttatgtaatttaaagtATGGTGTTTGGCCTTGCAATGTTTGTGTTGGAAGGCGATTAATTAGATAAGTAGCTGTGCTAAAAGCGAAGGGCCAAAAAGTAGTAGGTAATTTGGCATGAGCTAAAAGAGCTAGACCGGTTTCAACAATGTGACGGTGTTTCCTTTCAGCATATCCATTATGTTCCGGTGTATGCGGTGGAGAGGTAAAATGACTAATTCCATTATCAAGCAAGGTGTGTGTTAGCTTTTTGAACTCTCCTCCGTTGTCAGAAAAGAATTGTATGACgggtttttgaaagtatttttctACTAGTGCTTTGAATCGAATGAAGACCTGGGTTGTGTCGGATTTGCGTTTTAGTGGAAATAGCCATATATATTTACTAAAGTGATCGACAAATATAACGTAGTACTTATAATGGTCATGCGAATAAATTGGACTAGTCCACAAATCTGAGTAAATTAATTCTAAGGGTGCAGTGGTTCGAAATGTCGAGGTTTTAAACGGTAATTTCGTACTTTTGCTAATATTGCAAGAATCACAAGACGAGAAATTAGATAATGAAAATGGTAGACTTTTATTAATTTGTCTCATTACATCAAAGGTGGGATGGCCCAATTTGTGATGCCATGAGAGGTGAGATGAGCCTTTCTTCATAAAATATGCGGTTGGTGATGGTGGGCTCAACTCGTAAATGCCTTCTTTAGCTCGGCCCTGGAGTATCGTCGATCCCGTCAATTTGTCCTTAATAAAAAAAGAATTAGATGAGAAAATAACATACACATTATTAtcttgacataattgggaaataGATAAAATATTTCTAGAGATTTTTGGAACGTGTAAGACGTTCGTCAGTTTGAGGGATGACAATTGAAAATTACCTATATTTGCAATATCGAGACCCGAACCATCTCCAATAATCAGATCATCAGGACCGAAATATGGAGAGTGAAAGGCTAAAGTATCGAGATCATGGGTGACGTGGTTTGAGGCTCCGCTGTCAAGAAGGTAATTGGGATTAGGGTTGGGGTTGGTGTTGGCAGAGGTGGCGGCATGAGCTTGGGGTGGCTGGTGGTGACGGGTTGGTGGTGCAGGAAAGACAATAGTGGGAAAAAGCTTGCGAAAGAAGGGGCAATCAGCAATAACATGCCCTACTTGGCGACACCACTGGCAGCGGCCTTTAAAGGGTCGTGGGTTCGGGTTTGTGGTGTAGGCAGCGGATTGTTGGGGTGTGGCAGAGGGGTTGTAGGCAGGTGCTTGGTTGGTGTGGTATCGGTGGTTGTGATTAGGGTGGTTCGAATGGTTTTGACGGTGGTTGCCATAGTAGTTTTGACGGTAAGCGGCATTAGCAGTAGGATTGAATATGTCAGTATCGGGTTTTTATTGTTTGATTAAAAGTTCATGTTGAAGTAGTTTTTCGTGGAGAGCTTCAAACGTGATTGGGTTGTCACGGGCACGAACCGTGTCGATAACGGGTTTGAAGACTTTGTAATCAAGGCCGCGAAGAACCTTTGATATGATGTCTTCGGGGTCGATAATTTTGCCCATTAGGGCAAGTTGGTCTACACAGGCTTTGAAGGTATTGATATAATCGGTTATCGATTGATCGGAGGTTTTGACAATCGAATCTAGACGGTCTTTTAATTGTAAAATATGAGCACGAGAGGGGTTTGCATAGGTTTGTGCAAGAATATCCCACGCTTCTTTTGAGGTTTTTGCGCGGATGATAAGGGCTTGGACAGTTGATGAAAGAGTACCCATAAGAGCACCCAATATCAACCCGTCTTGTTTAAGCCATGTAAAGTAAGAAGGGTTGGGTTTTTCGGTTTTGTCATCACCCACAATGGTGGGTGATGGTGCCGGGTTGGATCCATCGAGGAATCCAAGTAAACTAAAACCAAAAAAGATATTAGTCAGTTGAAAATACCAGGATGTGTAATTCATTGGAGTGAGCTTTACACAGTGATTCAGATTCAACGAAGTTAAGGGAGCAGTGGCGTCGTGGGGGTTTGGGACGGACAGTTCCTGGTTGTTTGTCATGGTGGAGGAGGCGGGTTTGGTGGAGATTTGGCGTTTGAAGGAAGGTCGACGGGGTTTGAGGAGGTTTTTGGCGGATCGTGTGCTCGTGGATACCATATAAGAAAGGTAATGTATGTATATAAAATGAATGAATGTTTACAGCTTATGAGGAGCATATATATACTAATCCTAGGGGTTTATTTGAGGAAGGAAAAGGGAGCCTATACAAGATTTATGTACTAATTGATTTTATACATTTATCTTTGCTATATTTACTAGGATACAATATTATGGGTAATACCTTTGATGGCGACTGTAATCTTGAGTCTTTCAAACACTTCTCGGGGTGGTGAGATTTCCTTCCCTGAATCTCAGGTGAGAATAAATCTTTTTGCACTGTCCGCTTGCTACCCTGCACTCCACAATATGAGAAGCTTGTCCAATTTATTTGTTTTACATTAGACACTCCATAATGCAGATCAAAACCTCGGGACTGAAGAGCAAGTTGTGGCCTTACTCTGTTAGCCGTAACAATTTACTGAAACCCGTTAAAGGAAACGCTATTCTATTCTTCAATGTCCACCCAAATGCATCTCCTGACAAAAGGAGCCTCCACGAGAGAAACCCGGTGACTGAAGGCGGAATGTGGTCTGCTGTCAAAGTATTTTACCTGAGAGCAGTCAGTGGGATTACTGCTCCAACTGATCACGAAAACAGTGACTGCACGGATGAAGACGAAAGCTGCTCAAAATGGGCTGCATTAGGGGAATGCCAAAGAAATGCAGTATTCATGGTTGGGTCTCCTGATTATTACGGGACATGTCGAAAGAGCTGCAAAGTCTGCTGATCCAAACACTCACTAGTGGATAGTTACATAGCGAGCCTTGGGTTCACGCAAGATTTAGCACCTTACCGTGCTGTGCCATTCTTGACTCGGTTAGCTAGCTGTGCCCGACATTTTTTTTTAATCGATTCTGTCATTATTCTTTTTTCAACTTCGTTTCGCTGCTTCTTGCACACCAAGTATGGTGTTTTGTTTCATCGAACTCATTAAAGGGCCGTGTGAGATGAGGCTAATTGTTATCACGGTAATGGAGTCGAACAAATGGAAATTCAGGGAAGTGGGATACTCTATTGGCCTTAAAACGTCACCTCTTCTTCCTCATTTTTCACCTTCCAGTCTTCAGCTACCACTTCTTCCCACCACATTCCTGATTTCCTTAATTTTTTCGTCGATATTCCATGTGTTTCACATTATTCCGGTCAATGTGGGATCTAATATCACATTGTTTTATAAGAGATTTACCCGAAAATTAAATTTCTAAATTTTGTTGTTTTAGTTCTTATGGTAGTTTCGATATACACTTTAAGAGAGAGATGTTCGTTTCATAGGTAAAATAGGAGTAAAGTCCACATTAAAATTTAAAAAGgtaacaaatgattgggacaaaTGGAGTATTGCGAAGTTCTTTGTATGAGCGTATTTGGATCCCCGAATGATACTGGCGAAGTCTTCAAAAGTCTGACCAGTAGTTGGTTGTTAGTTGCCGTTATTAAGTAGACAGCTTCTTCATTAATAACCTTGAAAGCACCCTTTACTAAAGTTCATATCTTTATATCTAGAAATCTAGAATAGTACTCAGTAGACGGTAGTATTGACTGTTAATAAGTATTGCCTTCGTCAACTGCGACCGTCTCTTTATTGTTAATACAAGTTTAAGCTGCGTTTGAACTCGGGAACCCACCAAGCATTAGGGTGATGCTGTCGCACTAATTCAGTAGACGATACTGACAGTAGCATGTAGGCTATTTATTCGTTGTCCATCAGTTGTATAAACTAAACAAAAAATACATACTACATTATCGTTATCACTGTACCTTCAAAACAATGAGGAATTTGGTAAAAACTTGCCTACTGATTTACACATTCATCTTTTTCAATACTACTAGATGGTGTAGCTGTAAGGCGGGTAACTCACCCAACAACTCAGCCTTGCGGTGTAAACCTTCTGAAAGAGCGGCCCTGCTCAACTTCAACCACAACCTCACCTTTTTCGACAAAGATGTTTCATCTTCATGGGAAGGTGAGGAATGCTGTAAATGGACAGGGGTGGTCTGTGATAACACAACCGGCCACATTCTCGAGCTCCATCTTAACGGAGACGACACTAATCACGTGCTTAAAATGGAGAAGCTCGAGTATTTGCTTGAGCTGAAACAACTGCAGAGCTTGGACTTGAGCCGCAATAACTTCAGTTATAGGCCAGTACCGAGATTTATGGGTTTTATGAAGCAACTCAGGCATCTCAATCTCAATTCTGCTTCCCTTGGTGGATCAATTCCTAATGGATTAGGTAACCTCACTAACCTGCTTGTCCTTGATCTTTCTAATAACAAGTTATCAGGTGAGATTCCAGCATTTTTGGGGAATCTATCAAGTTTGAAGAAACTATATCTTTCAACAAataatttgacctcaaatacatCCTCCCTTACGTTTCCATCAAACTTGGAGTACTTAGATCTTTCTAGTAATCTACTGAGTGGAAAAATACTAACATCAATAGGAAAACTTTCCAAGCTGAAAACTTTAGATATTACCTCCAATTCATTAAATGGTAGAGTTTTGTCTGAACCCCACTTTGCTAATCTCTCAAGTTTGACAGTACTAGACATGTCTGATACCATGCTAACCCTTAACCTCTCTTCTGCTTGGGTGCCTCCATTCCAACTTTTAACATTTGATGCCGATAGCTGCAAAATCAACGGACAACTTCCGCCATGGCTTCAAACTCAAAAGAACCTATCAGGACTCATATTGTCTGATGCAAATATCTCCGGGATCATGCCTAGCTGGTTTCATACATTTCAACAACTTGGGTTTGTGGATCTTTCTAACAACCACCTTAGCGGCTTTCCTATTTTCCCATCAACTTTTACGGTATCCACCTCTCTAATAATTCCTTGTCTGGGGTTTTCCCAACTAACAGTAAAACAGAAGTATATCCTATTGCTCAAGAGATAGATctctcaaataatttattctcTGGGCCACTACTAGAAGGTGTAGGTCATATAATGCCCAACCTGGAAACCGTCATcctttctaataataaaattagtgGTCTAATCCCCAATTCTTTTTGCCAACTTATGTGGTTGGAATTTTTAGATATTCAAAATAATAGTTTATCGGGCGAAATTCCAAATTGTTTCGCCAACATTTCAAGTCTTACACTAGTAAGTCTCTCGTACAACAAGCTCAAAGGAAATATTCCCTGCTTTAATACGAGTTATAGTTTTAACAATGAATTTTATTTGCATTTGAATGACAACATGTTGAGCGGAGAGATCCCTTCATGCTTGAGCGATATCACAAATCTGAAAGTTTTAGACATTGGTGAAAATCATCTCTCCGGCAAAATGATCAAGTGGTTTAGTTCCGTAAAATTTAAGGAACTGAAAATACTTAGGCTTAGAAAAAACAAGTTTAGTGGCACTATTCCTAGGCAATTATGCTCCTTGCCTCAGCTCCAAACCCTAGATCTTGCCCATAATCGTTTTTCAGGATCCATTCCTCGTTGTTTAAGTAACCTTAGAGCAATGACTTCACTGACTAATATTGATACATCAGATCAGGATTTGGATACAAGTGGTGTTAGTGAGGTAATTCAAGGAATAGAGCGTGCATATACCAGCACGCTACCGTATTTGGTGGATATAGACCTCTCTTGCAATAACTTGGTCGGAAGCATTCCTAACGACGTGACAAAGATGTCCAGCTTGTTGAGTCTCAACTTGTCGCATAATCAGTTATCTGGAACTATTCCTAATAATATTGGGGGTTTGAGGTCATTGATATCATTGGACTTGTCAAAGAATAAGCTTAGGGGAAGTATCCCTACCAGCATGGGGGAACTATATTGCTTGAGCCACCTTGACTTGTCATACAACAATTTATCAGGCCCAATCCCGACGGGCAATCAGCTGCAAACTCTATCTGATCAAGCCTCAATATATGCCGGAAATCCTGATCTCTGTGGTGATTTTCTACTTAAGAAGTGTAAAAGCAAAGTGGATGAGCAAGATAAGGGTAGGAGCAATAAAGGCAAAGGCGATAATAAGGAGAAACTCGAGAAAATGGGGTTGGACCTGGTAGTAATGTCGGGATTTGCTACTGGTTTTTGGGGTGTTGTTGGGAGTTTGGCGTTGAATACAAGGTGGAGGCATGCAGTTTTCCAGCGTCTCGAGGATGGTTATAATTGGTTGTATGTGATACTTGTTCTAAAGGCGAGGGTGGTCAAAGCGAGGATTAACAGGAGATAAGATGGTAATACAGTTGGGTATCCAATAATGAGGCTAGCATTGTAGCACACTAGCTGTTATGTTTTGTACTACCTTAATTTTCCTCGTTTCTTGTTGTTTACTACCTTTGCTTTTGTGCAAACCAAGTGTAATGCACTTTATTGGTGTTTGGTGGTGTCCGGTGTAGTGTGTGTACGCCTGTATTACGGCATATAATTATGATTCTGGTACGAGTGTATTATGATAAAGATTATTAAGTGTAATTTTTGTTTAGTAATCTTGATGAATGAATTGCCTAGATAATGGTTCTTTTAGGCCGAACGCATAAATCAATCAATTAAGGGCGAACGAGCAAATGTCCAACTAATATTATCGGGGGAAAAGTGAAGAAAAAATGTAATGGGCAATCATTACATTATGCCAATGAGGAGGCAAGTCCCAACTATTGACTTTTTTCTACAGCAAGTCGGCATGATCAATACGAGGCTAAACAATCATAATTCATAAGTTACATGTCTATTTTACTAAGAAACTATTTGACATAGAAAATTTTAATGAGATGCGAGGCTTGCATCCGGTGATACCGACTCTACTACTAAGAAGAACCGATATTTAAATGACACATTATTAAACAACTAATTTAGATAAACTAAACATGATTGACGTGTAGTTGTGTAGGGATATAGAACTATGTGTATGAGATTGACCAACAAGCAAATGAGattccatcctaaaaccaattgaTAAGTAAGATTTCGTATTTTTTTAGGTATTAACCAGGAGTATTCTATCGACAGTTGGGGCAATCTCTTTTAAAATACTAAAGACAATTTAATGGATTGACCCCTTTTAAATTTAACTTTTTcatttgcaaaaatcaaaaatcaaacctCTTACTACTTGTTTAAGAAATAGAAGTCCTTATCAGTTACCAGTCACATCACCAACTTTGGTACCTCATTTCCGTATTGGGAAACCTTTTCACACACAAAATTACCCGATTTCTCTAGCATCTCTGTTTTTCTTAGTTTTTGTGCTTGTTGTCAACACAAAACATGGTCATAAAAAATCACCCAAATTGAATTCAATTAATACAATTATGGTGGCAACTGGCAATTCGTGAAATCGGTTCCTCAAATTAGTAACAAAGTgcaattttttttatcaaaaatcaGCTTGAAAATTAGGGATTAGGGTTTATGAGATTAAGGGTTTCTTTGAGCGACCTTGAGATCGGTTTCCGTCTTGAGGATTTAGACTCCGAATGATGATAATCCAACTTCATTGATTTGGTGAGCTACTTTCTTTCCCTACTTTCTGGTTTTTC from Silene latifolia isolate original U9 population chromosome 10, ASM4854445v1, whole genome shotgun sequence encodes:
- the LOC141608823 gene encoding putative prolyl 4-hydroxylase 12, with the protein product MVGDGAGLDPSRNPRSSGVVGVWDGQFLVVCHGGGGGFGGDLAFEGRSTGFEEVFGGSCARGYHIRKDTILWVIPLMATVILSLSNTSRGGEISFPESQIKTSGLKSKLWPYSVSRNNLLKPVKGNAILFFNVHPNASPDKRSLHERNPVTEGGMWSAVKVFYLRAVSGITAPTDHENSDCTDEDESCSKWAALGECQRNAVFMVGSPDYYGTCRKSCKVC
- the LOC141608824 gene encoding uncharacterized protein LOC141608824; translated protein: MRNLVKTCLLIYTFIFFNTTRWCSCKAGNSPNNSALRCKPSERAALLNFNHNLTFFDKDVSSSWEGEECCKWTGVVCDNTTGHILELHLNGDDTNHVLKMEKLEYLLELKQLQSLDLSRNNFSYRPVPRFMGFMKQLRHLNLNSASLGGSIPNGLGNLTNLLVLDLSNNKLSGEIPAFLGNLSSLKKLYLSTNNLTSNTSSLTFPSNLEYLDLSSNLLSGKILTSIGKLSKLKTLDITSNSLNGRVLSEPHFANLSSLTVLDMSDTMLTLNLSSAWVPPFQLLTFDADSCKINGQLPPWLQTQKNLSGLILSDANISGIMPSWFHTFQQLGFVDLSNNHLSGFPIFPSTFTIDLSNNLFSGPLLEGVGHIMPNLETVILSNNKISGLIPNSFCQLMWLEFLDIQNNSLSGEIPNCFANISSLTLVSLSYNKLKGNIPCFNTSYSFNNEFYLHLNDNMLSGEIPSCLSDITNLKVLDIGENHLSGKMIKWFSSVKFKELKILRLRKNKFSGTIPRQLCSLPQLQTLDLAHNRFSGSIPRCLSNLRAMTSLTNIDTSDQDLDTSGVSEVIQGIERAYTSTLPYLVDIDLSCNNLVGSIPNDVTKMSSLLSLNLSHNQLSGTIPNNIGGLRSLISLDLSKNKLRGSIPTSMGELYCLSHLDLSYNNLSGPIPTGNQLQTLSDQASIYAGNPDLCGDFLLKKCKSKVDEQDKGRSNKGKGDNKEKLEKMGLDLVVMSGFATGFWGVVGSLALNTRWRHAVFQRLEDGYNWLYVILVLKARVVKARINRR